ATTATGTCTTCGCGTGCGCGAAATTACCCAAATTCGAACACATTGTGTCCGCGCTGGCGCCTGAAAGCACCAGCATAACATCGACATTGCCTCCAGTGGCCGGTGTCCGGGCTGACCGAGCCCCCAAACCATGATGCCCAGACACCGGCCGCCCCTAAAGACCAGTCAGACTAATTTCCTCCCGCCTTGCCCAGGCGGGAGTTTTGTTGTTGGCCTGCCACTATTGCTGAAATGCCGCAGCGCCGAGAATATTTCCCGGTAGCCCGTTTTCCTCTTCCTGGACGATGATCACCGCGCCGTTATTCTTGTCGGTGATGACTTCCGAGAGCGGCAGCTTGAGATGGGCGCCGGCGCCCGGCTCCCACATGCCCACGGCCTGCCGTGACGTGACGACATTGGTGTAGGTCACGCGCTTGCCTTCGTTCTCGCCCTTTTCGATATCGACGTCAGCGCGGTCGACATAGGTCACGAGCCAGACGACGGAATCGCCAAGGCCGGCCTGGCCTTCGATATCGACGGTCAGCATGCCGTTGGACGTATCGAGGGAGACGGGCAGGGAGAGCTTGGTCATCGCCATGGCCGCGTCGATCTCGCGCTGGCGGGAGCCAACCACGCCCTTGAAGCCGTTGACGACCATTTGCGGCGTATAGATGCGGCCGCTGCGCCAGCGGGCGGCGTAGTTCTTCTGGTGGGTCGTATTGGCCTTGGCGCCGAACGTGTCGGGCCA
The sequence above is a segment of the Paradevosia shaoguanensis genome. Coding sequences within it:
- a CDS encoding DUF1223 domain-containing protein; translation: MIFRPLLGTFLGLVLALPANAVEVRVQPKAVLELFTSQGCVSCPPADALLAKLAQQPGVIALSYHVDYWDYIGWPDTFGAKANTTHQKNYAARWRSGRIYTPQMVVNGFKGVVGSRQREIDAAMAMTKLSLPVSLDTSNGMLTVDIEGQAGLGDSVVWLVTYVDRADVDIEKGENEGKRVTYTNVVTSRQAVGMWEPGAGAHLKLPLSEVITDKNNGAVIIVQEEENGLPGNILGAAAFQQ